The nucleotide window GCCTTGCCTAAAACAGCGGCCACTTCATTGCAGCTGCGTTCATCGCTGGCAATATACCGTATTTTAGGGCCATGAGGCCTGATAATTTCTTCGGCCACTGCTTCGGCAATGTCTGCCGGAGAAACCCATAAAACCTTGTCTGTACCGCCGTAGTTGGCAGCCATAAAGCCTGCCTGTTTTATCATGCCTGTAAATGCATACAAATTATAGTAGAAAGAGGTGGGACGCATATGTGTGACAGCCACGCCTGGCAGCTCGTTCAGCATTTGTTCTACATAGTGGGAGCCCACGATGATGCCGGTGCCCTTGTTGAGATGAGCACCAAAGCTGCTGAGGAAAACGACCCGTTTTACGCCAGCCTCTCCGATGGCTTGTGCATAGTTTTTTCCGATTTTGCGGTAGTAGGAGATGAGGTCATTTTCTGCAAAGTTGGACGGGGTCATACAATACACAGCATCCGCACCGGTAAAGGTGTTGACAAGAAAATTCACATCTTCCAGCTGTCCAATGGCGGCGGTAGCTCCCAGGGATGTTATCTCCTTTTGTTTTTCTCCATTACTGCTGATAACGGTTACATCATGTCCTTTTTCTATCAGTTGTTTTGTCAGGGGCTTACTGATATTTCCCAGCGAGCCTGTTACGATGATTTTCATGTTTGGATCTTTTTATTGCTGCAAAGTTCCGTTGCAATAAAGAGATGGATGAAGCCAAATCTATGTTTGTTGTAGCCGGATCTGAGCTGTGAATCGTACGACTATAAAAATGATAAATATCATTTGCCCGTTATGTATAAGTGCTAATTTCGCTGAGTCATTATAAAACACCTCAGTTATGAAAAAGCCCTGGATTGGAAAAGTATTAACAGGTATAGGCATTATCCACTCTATATTTGGACTGATAGCATTCCGCAATATTTTAGGACAATTGTTCCGTGAAGGACTATTCAACACCGTCACCACACAATTCGACAGAAACGCCGCCTTCTGGTTTTTATTTGCCGGATTTATTTTGATTTTACTGGGGATTTTTATGGATGATGCGGAAAAGAAACAACACCCTATACCCCGTGCGTTGGGTTGGGGACTTTTGATGATCACCTTGCCCAGCGTGGTGATTCTGCCTGCTTCCGGGTTGTGGTTGTTGTTTATTCCTGCTATTGGGATTATTAAGAAGAAACAGTGAAAGCGGGTGTTTTTTGGAAGGCACCCGCTTTACAGATATGCTGGAAATTTTATACAGCCTTTACAGCAAGACTTTCAACCGTGAATAGAACTGCTTCGCGATTGCTGATGGGCGTGTAGTCGAACCTGTTATTAAATTTACTACTGTCGAAGTAATAATCCCGGTCGTACTGATAAAGCATTTCATGTGTTTCCCTGATAATGGTATCTGACAGCCCTATTGCCGCAATAGCTTCATGGGACAGGATTTCTATTTGATTGGGTTTATTTAATACGGTGGCAAATAGTTCCACCCATTGTCTGCCGGTTAGTCCTTCTGTAGCGACTGGTAAATTCCATATCTGATTGAAGGTATTGTCGTGATTGCCCAACATGGCTGTGCCAATGGCCAGCTCCCTTGTAAACCCGGTGGAATGAATAACGTCTGCATTGCACAACCATTTTGCAGGGTTGTTATGTATCAGACTATCATAGATCAGTCCCATCATCAGACTCTTATGTTTGACAGGTCCGAAAAAATCCGGAGATCTTGCAATAATAGCGTCTATATTGCCTTTTTCAACATTTTCGATGATCAGCTGGTCTACCTTTGCCCGTACAGCTCCTTTTCTGCTGACAGGGCTCAGCGGTGAGGTTTCGGTGATATGATTAACATGGTTACCTCCAATAGCGTACACATTATCGAAGAAAACGAGCCTGGTTTTATGACGGGCACATGCTGCTATTACCTGTTGCATGAAGGGGAGCCATTTAGCCTCCCATACTGTAATGTCGTAATCGAAGCCTATGGTGAGGTAACAGATTTCACTGCCTTCAATGGCTTTGTAGAGCTGATCTGTTTCATTCAGATCGGCTGGGAACAGTATATCGGTGTCATTGATTTTCTGCGGGGTCCAGCTTACCAGCCGGATATTGTTGGTATATACATTCAGTGCTTTGGCCAGTTCCACGCCTATTGCCCCGCCGGAGCCTAAAATTGTTTGCATGTTATGTTGTAATTTTATTGCAAAAGTCAGTCAGCTCATGGTTCCGGACAATAACGAACAAAATTGTGAGCTATAAAACGGGAATGTCATGCGTAAGGAAAATTCCAGCAATGCTATCAACAAGCAGTTTTTATCTGAATCCTGTATATTAAATGCAGCCGTGGATGCGTTCAGCGGGCGCTGGGTCCCTCAGATCATCTATTCCATTTCAGAGGGGTTGAATCGTTTCCATTTATTAAAAAATGAATTACCCAATATTTCGGAGCAGGTATTAGGCAGAAAACTAAAGGAGTTGGAGAAGGAGGGGATTATTATTAAAGAAGTTATTCCGGATACTGTTCCGGCAGGGGTTTGTTATATTCTTACGGAGAAGGGAAAAGATTTACTGCCGGTTTTTGTCAGTATATGTGAATGGGGTAAAAAATATGTGATGGGTAAGGAGATGGATTGATTATCAGGGCATATTGCAAAATCGATATAGTCGGGCATTGTAGCCGATGACATAAAACGGGTATTTTGTTTGTTCTTCTTACATATCTTCTCAAAAAAATATCAATTTTTAAATAAATGTTGTGGGAAAATAGAAGTGATTTATTTATCTTACATAAGATCGACTGATTTATCAGCCCCCTATAGAACCCAACATCCACATGAAATATCCATTGAAGGATTGCATCATCCCCATTGTTGCATGTACACTGCTATTCTGTTCCTGCAGTAAATCCGCTCTCGTATCTCCTGATCCGCAAAACAATCCGGTTAATCCATCCGGAGGAAAACAAACCGGTATAAGCGCTGCTGCCACTACACCTGTAGGTACTGTTATCTATACCAGCAACGGCTATACGCTTACTTTCACCAACAACGATGCTACCTTTGACGATGCCGTACGTCAAAGATTGGTAAACACCTTCTTTACTGTTTATCCAAAAATGCTAAATCGATTTTATCCTGGTGCGACCAAAAAGGTAACTTTCCTCATCGATCCTAATTACAACGGGGTAGCCTACACTTCCGGTAATCAGAGTGTTTACAGCCCGGCCTGGTTCCGCAGCCATCCGGAAGATATAGATGTGGTAACCCATGAAGTAATGCATATCGTTCAGGCATATACGGGCGGTACGCCAGGGTGGCTGACAGAAGGCATTGCCGATTATGCCCGTTATAAATATGGTGTCAACAACGGCCCTGCAGGATGGTCGCTGCCCAACTGGTCGTCTTCACAAAAATATACAGATGCCTATCGCGTTACTGCCCGCTTCCTGGTATGGCTTGAAGGGCATGTACGCAGTACTATTGCAGATGACCTCAACACCGCATTGCGGAACAAAACCTATACTGCCAATACCTGGAACCAGCTTACAGGAAAATCTGTAGACCAGCTATGGGCAGACTATTCCAATAACCCGGCATTATAATATTTCAACTTATAATAGTGTTGCTTTAATTATTCTCTAACCAGGGGAATGATGAAATAGTCGATCAACTTTTCCGGCAATACTATTTCCTACCGGTTACCGGCAACCTGCATGGGTTGCCAGGTGGCCGGTATTCCCGTTTCTGTAAGACAAGTCTACATGTTCTTCCTGAAGCCTTCGGGGGAGAGGCCGGTCTGATTCTTAAAAAACTTACAGAAATAGGAATTGTCTTTAAAATTAAGGCTGTAGGCAATCTCCGTTACGGTCATATCCAGATGGATCAACATGCGCTTTGCTTCCAGCACAATCCTGTTCCTGATCATATCTCCGGCAGATATTCCTAACAGCTCTTTACAAATATTATTAAGATGGCCAGGCGTGATGCATAATATTTCAGCATAATATTTGGGCAGGCGCTGGTGGAGGTATTCTTTTTCTATCAGCTTTTCGAAATTACGCAGTACGGTATAGTTATGATGGGTGGCCGCTTTCACCGGGTCATCCTGATGACCGGCCTTTGCCATCAGCAGAAAAAACGTTAGTAACAGCACCCGCAACGTATCTGTGCGATATTTACCTGCGTCCTCTGCCTCGTTAACTGCCTTTTCCAGTATATCGATGGCCTGCTGGCGGTAGTGGTCGGGGATATCCATTGCTGAAAGAGCCGCATTACCGCTGAAAAACGGGAACTGTTCCAGATACTGGCTGTCTAATAAAAAGGACTTAAAAAAAGAGGCAGAAAAATTAATCACATAACCATCTGTTTCTCCTTCAAAATCCCAGCCATGGACCTGGCTGGGGGCCATGAAGTAGACATGATAAGGACGTATGGTAAATTGCTCAAAATCGATCGAATGGGTACCACCACCACTGGTGAAAAAAACAATATGGTAGAAATCATGCCGGTGCGGGAAATGCAGCTTCCGCATGGAATGGAGGTAGGGTGCAAATCGTTTTACAATGACATCTTCTTCCTGAGAATAGGAAAATTTGCATATATCATAAACCGGAAACTCCTTTTTCATTATATATGGATGCCCGGATTGGCGGGGATCCTGCGGTAAAGATACATTATATTGTAATGGGCCGGTTGTAGCCCGGCCCATCATCATATAAGCTCCCTCTTACAATATCCTGCGCTCTGATTCCTGTATGGGCACATCGTTGATACTGGCATATCGCTTTTGCATATAGCCGTTTTCATCGAATTCCCAGTTTTCATTGCCATAAGCCCGGAACCATTGTCCATGATCGTCATGGTACTCATATTCGAAACGAACGGCGATACGGTTGTCTGTAAAAGCCCACAGCTCCTTTTTCAGTTTATAGGCATGTTCCTTTTCCCATTTGGCGGTCAGGAATTTTACGATCTCTTCGCGGCCATTAATAAAGGAGGAGCGGTTGCGCCATTCGCTGTCTATGGTGTAGGCCAATGATACTTTCACCGGGTCCTGGGTGTTCCAGGCGTCTTCTGCCATCTGTACCTTTTGTTGGGCCGTTGCTGCATTGAACGGGGGTAATGGGTGTCTTTGTTCCATGATATCAATAGTTTATACTGATTTACTGACCCAAAGGTAGCAGCGGATACCAGTTGTGCTACGGTGGTTTTTATGGATGGTACGGTATAAATTGAAAACGATACTCAGCAGGAAGATATAACCTGCTTCTTTCCTGTTATAATTCAGGTTGCAGTCATTAGTCGTAGCTTTCCTAATTATTAACTAATGTCCGGATTCCATTATTGCTGCTACCTGAAAAAGTTGACATCGGAAAACCAATAAACTGTACTATAAATTTTACCGGATTTTTCCCATAAAAGTTATGTAGATGATATAATCACGATTCATATTTCTGTTATACTTATAATCTGTTAATCTTTAATAGATTAATAGGTTGTATGCTGGTTATATGATGGCGCAGATACTGCTTTTTATTTCTTGTAACCCGCTTCTGAAGCGCCCTTTGCTGCAGTGATATTGCATGGGAACAGGGGCTGGTGGCTCACCGCAGATATGCTGCAGACAGTCACAATAACTTTATCCCACATCTGATAAACAGGTGATTGATTAATATGTGTATAACAGGTTAGTTTTGCCAATAATAAAGAGGATGGCTGCTGGGGTAACATGTTAGGAGATGCCTGGCAGTGTCTTATTCCCAAAATCAGTATTAAATTTATTGGAGAGAAATATGCTAGAATCAGGTAATTGACCCCGTTAACATAGAACCTACAATTTTTTATTGCAGATCCGTCAGACATTTTGTTCCCTGAAGATGTTGACCTGTTAAATTAATTTCCTATGCTTGTGTATGACGTATTAGGCGTGGGTATTGGCCCATCAAATCTTAGTTTGTCCGCTTTATTGCATCCGCAGAATGAGATCAGCTCTTTATTCCTTGATAAAAAGTTTTCTTTCGCGTGGCACAATGGAATGCTGATGCCTGAAGCAGGACTACAGGTTTCTTTCCTGAAAGACCTGGTCACCCTGGTAGACCCCACCAACCCTTTTTCTTTTCTGAATTTTCTGAAAGAAGAAGGACGCCTGTACAGGCATTCCATGACAAGATTTCCTTCTATTAAAAGGAAGGAGTTTAACCAGTACTACAACTGGGCCATCAGCAAGATGTCTAACCTGCGCTTCGGATGTGATGTGGTAGATGTAGAATTTTTACAGGACAAATTTTTGCTGAATTCCACCAGTGGTATGTTTGCTGCCAAACATCTGGTGGTAGGTGTAGGGTTGGTTCCCTATATCCCTGATTTTATGAAAACACATCTCAGCAATGAAGTGTTCCATTCTTCTGAATATCTGCAGCGTAAGGGCATTGTGGCCAATAAGCGTGTAGCCGTTATCGGTGGTGGTCAAAGCGGCGCTGAGATCGTGAACAACCTGCTGAATGAAAACGGTGAAGAGGGACCCTTATCTATTAACTGGATCACGCGCAGATATAATTATCTGCCCATTGATGACACTTCCTTCACCAATGAACTGTATACGCCCGCGTACAGCGAGTTCTTTTTTAAGCTGCCGCTGAATATAAAGGATAAGTTACTGGACTATCAGAAACTCACTTCAGACGGCATCAGTCAGGATACCCTGCAGAATATTTATAACAAGCTGTATGAAATGGAGGTGATAGAAAACAGGCCGCGCATGTGTCATCTGAGTCCGGGAATGGAAGTGAAAGAGGTGGCGGTGAACGGCTCTTCCCGGCGGATAACCTGTGTGTCCATGCAAAAGGATGTCACCGCGCTGGATGCTGACATTATTATTCTGGCTACAGGTTATCAACATAAAATACCGGCGTTCATGAAAAACATACAGGGTGAATTCAGGGATGGTGATCAGATAGTGTCCATGAACGAAGATTTCTCTATCCGCTGGGATGGACCGGCGGGACATAAAATATTTATTCAGAACGGCAACAAAAGGATATGGGGTGTGCCCAATCCCAATCTGAGTCTGAATGCCTGGAGGTCAGCCAAGATTGTTAACTCACTGCTCAATACAGAGCGGTATTTACTGAAGAAAGAAAGCTCCGTGTTTGCATGGCCGGCCAGCAATGAATACTGCTGAATACCCTATTGAATTAGATAAAATATTTTGTTTCATGCGCATATTTGAACCTCAACAGGTAAGGAAAAAATATTTACTGATCCCTGCAATGCCTACACCCAATGGCAGATTACACCTCGGACATATGGGTGGTCCGTTCCTTAAAATGGACATACTGGCAAGGCTGTACCGCAGAAATGGCCACCAGGCGGAAGTGATGTCTGCATCGGATGTGTATGAATCGTATACCCTGATGAAATCCTTCCGGACTCACCTGCCGGTACAAACGGTGTGCAACGATTTTCATGAGCTGATCGTGAAAGATCTCTCCGCTATGCTGGTGGAGTGCAGTCACTATTTTAATCCGTTGGAAGAAGCTTTTCGTACTACCGTAGACGATACCTACCGGGATACACTCGAGAAACTTACTGCGGCAGGTGCTGTGGTGAAGAGAACCGAAAAAGTATTATACAGCCCTTCCGCTGATAAATATATCGTTGGCACCTGGCTGAAAGGCAAATGCCCACATTGCCATAGCGATGCAGGCAGTTATCTGTGCGAAGCCTGCGGTATGCAGTTTAATCCGGAAGATGTGCTGGAACCTGCTGCTGTTACCGGAGAAACGGACCTGGAAGAAGTAACTGTAGAATCATTTTTTCTGAAGATAACACAGCCGGAAGCACTGATCGCGTATATACATAAGATGGGCGTACCGGATATTAATCTGGAGATTGTGCAGCGTTACCTGACACATTATAACAACGAAGTGCGGCTGACGAATCCTGGTAAGTGGGGCGTGAAATGGCAGAATGATGTGTGGCGTGGAGAAAACTACAATGTCGTTTTCCCTTACAGCGGTTTGCTTTCCCTGTCAAGGGTTTGCGGCGGGCTGTATCCTGCGGGGCAGCATCCGTTCAGCAAAGATTCGGAGGTGATCACCATCGCCAGCTTTGGCATTGACAGCACTGTTCCTTGGTTTGTTGGTGTGCTGGGCAGT belongs to Chitinophaga sp. HK235 and includes:
- a CDS encoding nuclear transport factor 2 family protein, whose translation is MEQRHPLPPFNAATAQQKVQMAEDAWNTQDPVKVSLAYTIDSEWRNRSSFINGREEIVKFLTAKWEKEHAYKLKKELWAFTDNRIAVRFEYEYHDDHGQWFRAYGNENWEFDENGYMQKRYASINDVPIQESERRIL
- a CDS encoding NmrA family NAD(P)-binding protein, translating into MKIIVTGSLGNISKPLTKQLIEKGHDVTVISSNGEKQKEITSLGATAAIGQLEDVNFLVNTFTGADAVYCMTPSNFAENDLISYYRKIGKNYAQAIGEAGVKRVVFLSSFGAHLNKGTGIIVGSHYVEQMLNELPGVAVTHMRPTSFYYNLYAFTGMIKQAGFMAANYGGTDKVLWVSPADIAEAVAEEIIRPHGPKIRYIASDERSCNEVAAVLGKAIGQPHLQWNIIPDEQMQTGLETNGVPPQVATLLVELYAALHSGILAEDYYQNPPAVMGKVKLEDFAAEFAAAFSTNN
- a CDS encoding helix-turn-helix domain-containing protein, with the translated sequence MRKENSSNAINKQFLSESCILNAAVDAFSGRWVPQIIYSISEGLNRFHLLKNELPNISEQVLGRKLKELEKEGIIIKEVIPDTVPAGVCYILTEKGKDLLPVFVSICEWGKKYVMGKEMD
- a CDS encoding basic secretory protein-like protein, which produces MKYPLKDCIIPIVACTLLFCSCSKSALVSPDPQNNPVNPSGGKQTGISAAATTPVGTVIYTSNGYTLTFTNNDATFDDAVRQRLVNTFFTVYPKMLNRFYPGATKKVTFLIDPNYNGVAYTSGNQSVYSPAWFRSHPEDIDVVTHEVMHIVQAYTGGTPGWLTEGIADYARYKYGVNNGPAGWSLPNWSSSQKYTDAYRVTARFLVWLEGHVRSTIADDLNTALRNKTYTANTWNQLTGKSVDQLWADYSNNPAL
- a CDS encoding NAD-dependent dehydratase, whose product is MQTILGSGGAIGVELAKALNVYTNNIRLVSWTPQKINDTDILFPADLNETDQLYKAIEGSEICYLTIGFDYDITVWEAKWLPFMQQVIAACARHKTRLVFFDNVYAIGGNHVNHITETSPLSPVSRKGAVRAKVDQLIIENVEKGNIDAIIARSPDFFGPVKHKSLMMGLIYDSLIHNNPAKWLCNADVIHSTGFTRELAIGTAMLGNHDNTFNQIWNLPVATEGLTGRQWVELFATVLNKPNQIEILSHEAIAAIGLSDTIIRETHEMLYQYDRDYYFDSSKFNNRFDYTPISNREAVLFTVESLAVKAV
- a CDS encoding DUF6463 family protein, with the protein product MKKPWIGKVLTGIGIIHSIFGLIAFRNILGQLFREGLFNTVTTQFDRNAAFWFLFAGFILILLGIFMDDAEKKQHPIPRALGWGLLMITLPSVVILPASGLWLLFIPAIGIIKKKQ
- a CDS encoding lysine N(6)-hydroxylase/L-ornithine N(5)-oxygenase family protein — protein: MLVYDVLGVGIGPSNLSLSALLHPQNEISSLFLDKKFSFAWHNGMLMPEAGLQVSFLKDLVTLVDPTNPFSFLNFLKEEGRLYRHSMTRFPSIKRKEFNQYYNWAISKMSNLRFGCDVVDVEFLQDKFLLNSTSGMFAAKHLVVGVGLVPYIPDFMKTHLSNEVFHSSEYLQRKGIVANKRVAVIGGGQSGAEIVNNLLNENGEEGPLSINWITRRYNYLPIDDTSFTNELYTPAYSEFFFKLPLNIKDKLLDYQKLTSDGISQDTLQNIYNKLYEMEVIENRPRMCHLSPGMEVKEVAVNGSSRRITCVSMQKDVTALDADIIILATGYQHKIPAFMKNIQGEFRDGDQIVSMNEDFSIRWDGPAGHKIFIQNGNKRIWGVPNPNLSLNAWRSAKIVNSLLNTERYLLKKESSVFAWPASNEYC
- a CDS encoding helix-turn-helix transcriptional regulator, which produces MKKEFPVYDICKFSYSQEEDVIVKRFAPYLHSMRKLHFPHRHDFYHIVFFTSGGGTHSIDFEQFTIRPYHVYFMAPSQVHGWDFEGETDGYVINFSASFFKSFLLDSQYLEQFPFFSGNAALSAMDIPDHYRQQAIDILEKAVNEAEDAGKYRTDTLRVLLLTFFLLMAKAGHQDDPVKAATHHNYTVLRNFEKLIEKEYLHQRLPKYYAEILCITPGHLNNICKELLGISAGDMIRNRIVLEAKRMLIHLDMTVTEIAYSLNFKDNSYFCKFFKNQTGLSPEGFRKNM